A window of the Armatimonadota bacterium genome harbors these coding sequences:
- a CDS encoding OsmC family protein, which translates to MSDPHVIKMRCNWEHGYPLGHGMMFGGSGEAEYGIPIELGGAPGRTNPEEMLLGAVMACNAITYAALAARRSLEVTGYSMAGEIDITTQPGGSLKVTAIRLMPEITIHGDDAALALATDLTTRAEQLCMISCALRGNVEVTVHPVVTRDS; encoded by the coding sequence TTGAGTGATCCGCATGTGATCAAGATGCGCTGCAACTGGGAGCACGGCTACCCACTGGGCCATGGGATGATGTTCGGCGGCTCCGGGGAGGCCGAGTACGGTATACCGATCGAGCTGGGCGGCGCGCCCGGCCGCACCAACCCGGAGGAGATGCTTTTAGGCGCTGTAATGGCATGCAACGCCATTACGTATGCGGCCCTTGCCGCCCGCCGCAGCCTGGAAGTCACGGGCTATTCCATGGCAGGCGAAATCGACATCACCACCCAGCCCGGCGGCTCGTTGAAGGTGACTGCCATCCGCCTGATGCCAGAGATAACCATCCATGGAGACGATGCGGCGCTTGCGCTGGCCACCGACCTGACCACCAGGGCGGAACAGCTCTGCATGATCTCATGCGCGCTGCGCGGCAACGTTGAAGTGACCGTTCATCCCGTCGTCACGCGAGATTCGTGA